A region of Actinomycetes bacterium DNA encodes the following proteins:
- a CDS encoding DNA polymerase III subunit alpha, with product MASKNNFVHLHVHSEYSLLDGAVRIKELVQKAKQLNMPAVALTDHGVMYGIIDFYRQAVSQGVKPIIGCEVYQAPKSRHLKQASGSSLKDSAPFHLTLLARNKTGYQNLMKLVSMSFLEGFYYKPRIDEELLRQYSEGILALSGCISGKIPKMFQAGRDDLAKKALDTYLNIFGEGNFYLEVQDSGIPGQEQVNTQLVDFSRKYGVPLVATNDVHYLEQEHSRAHDALLCIQTGSTINQTDRLKFSSNEFYFKSYQQMFKKLGHYPQAVENTLDIAEKCNVELEFGLSLIPPYRVPSSHSPDSYLKEICYKGAEDRYGELTPEIKQRLEKELSVIEKMGFSEYFLIVWDFVQFAKKNNIRVGPGRGSAAGSIVSYVLKITDIEPLKYGLLFERFLNEERKSMPDIDIDFCYEKRSEVIKYVTQKYGENRVAQLITFGTMAARQAIRDAGRVLEVPYAEVDKIAKMIPMELNVTIQNSLDQVADLKEMYEKDATIKEVIDTASSLEGICRQDSIHAAGVVISAQDLFNYTPIQREGNEDIVTQYKMEDVQEIGLLKMDFLGLKTLSLIDKTLFFISKTKNIDIDTDTLDLEDKKTFRMLSDGECLGVFQLESSGMRELVINLKPSRFEDLVALLALYRPGPLQSGMVSDFVEAKNGRKKINYPHPSLKPILESTYGIILYQEQVMAIASELAGFTMSEADILRSAISKKKRKLLARQKTKFLQGAKGKGIEEKTAQKVFELINHFAEYGFNKSHSTAYAMISYQTAYLKANYPVEFMAALLSIRMGSQEKVAQYVNETRRLGIEVLPPDINESYSDFTVVTDSIRFGLSAIKNVGSNVIEEIEKERKKGGKFEDFIDFCQRITSAALNKKTLESLIKCGAFDSLKLSRKFLLEHYERIVEETLKVRKDRQAGQFSLFDSQEGQQEDVMLGSLMEKAAGYGEFAQKELLNFEKEMLGLYISGHPLKEFSQALRSLTPLHQLADLRDKTNIEVGGIIAGIKSIFTKNNKQMLFVTLEDISESVEIIVFPNVLEKNKDVLLEEKIVRIAGRLDKKEDQFKIIASEVSLLGREDSHTVPVQTASDNQEASVKKPAAKVILSIEEQSLNHDLIDKLYQLLKDNQGQTKVELMVVKNGNGGHRKKFHLPHDFCIDFNHSFVDKLKDNFSDNVHWQEVPTEERSNFA from the coding sequence ATGGCTTCGAAGAATAATTTTGTCCATTTACATGTTCATAGCGAGTATTCATTGCTGGATGGGGCAGTTCGTATAAAAGAACTGGTTCAGAAAGCAAAACAGCTTAATATGCCGGCGGTAGCCCTGACCGACCACGGAGTAATGTACGGCATCATAGATTTTTATAGGCAGGCGGTGAGCCAGGGAGTAAAGCCTATTATAGGCTGTGAGGTTTACCAGGCCCCCAAAAGCAGGCATCTTAAACAGGCCAGCGGCAGCAGTCTTAAGGACTCGGCCCCCTTTCATCTTACCCTGCTGGCCAGGAATAAGACTGGTTACCAGAACCTTATGAAATTGGTAAGCATGAGCTTTCTGGAAGGTTTCTATTATAAACCCAGAATAGATGAAGAGCTGCTGAGGCAGTACAGTGAAGGAATCCTGGCTTTAAGCGGTTGCATATCCGGAAAGATACCCAAGATGTTTCAGGCGGGAAGGGATGACCTGGCCAAAAAAGCCCTGGATACATATTTGAATATATTTGGAGAGGGTAATTTTTACCTGGAGGTACAGGATTCAGGGATTCCGGGACAGGAGCAGGTAAACACCCAGCTGGTGGATTTTTCCAGGAAATACGGGGTGCCGCTGGTGGCTACCAATGATGTCCATTATCTGGAACAGGAGCATAGCCGGGCACATGACGCATTGCTGTGCATACAGACCGGTTCCACCATTAACCAGACTGACAGGTTGAAGTTTTCATCTAATGAATTTTACTTTAAAAGTTATCAGCAGATGTTCAAAAAGCTTGGCCACTACCCCCAGGCTGTTGAAAATACACTGGATATAGCAGAGAAATGTAATGTGGAGCTGGAATTCGGGTTAAGCTTAATTCCTCCCTACAGGGTACCTTCTTCCCATAGCCCCGACTCTTACCTTAAAGAAATCTGCTATAAGGGAGCGGAGGATAGATATGGAGAGCTGACCCCGGAAATTAAGCAGAGACTGGAAAAGGAACTGTCGGTAATTGAAAAAATGGGGTTTTCTGAATACTTTCTAATCGTATGGGATTTTGTCCAGTTTGCCAAAAAGAACAATATCAGGGTAGGCCCGGGCAGGGGATCGGCCGCGGGAAGTATTGTTTCCTATGTGTTAAAGATTACCGATATTGAACCCCTAAAATATGGTCTTCTTTTTGAAAGGTTCCTTAACGAGGAAAGAAAAAGTATGCCTGATATTGATATAGACTTCTGCTATGAGAAGAGAAGTGAGGTTATAAAATACGTTACCCAAAAATATGGGGAAAACAGGGTAGCCCAGCTCATAACCTTTGGCACCATGGCTGCCAGGCAGGCCATAAGGGATGCAGGAAGGGTTCTGGAGGTGCCTTATGCGGAGGTGGATAAAATTGCCAAGATGATTCCCATGGAACTTAATGTAACCATACAGAATTCACTGGATCAGGTTGCAGACTTAAAAGAGATGTATGAAAAGGATGCAACAATAAAGGAAGTAATTGATACTGCTAGTTCCCTGGAAGGAATATGCAGGCAGGACTCCATACATGCAGCGGGAGTAGTCATTTCCGCCCAGGATCTCTTTAACTACACCCCCATACAGAGGGAAGGAAATGAAGATATAGTAACCCAGTATAAAATGGAAGATGTGCAGGAGATTGGGCTGCTCAAGATGGATTTTCTGGGTTTAAAAACCCTGTCCCTGATAGATAAAACCCTGTTTTTTATCAGCAAGACCAAGAACATAGATATAGATACTGATACCCTGGACCTGGAAGATAAAAAGACTTTCAGGATGTTAAGCGATGGCGAATGTCTGGGTGTGTTCCAGCTGGAAAGCTCGGGAATGAGGGAGCTGGTAATAAACTTGAAGCCCAGCCGTTTTGAAGATCTGGTGGCTCTGCTGGCCCTGTACCGCCCCGGTCCGCTGCAGAGTGGAATGGTTTCTGATTTTGTGGAAGCAAAAAACGGCAGGAAGAAAATAAATTATCCCCATCCCAGCTTGAAGCCCATACTGGAAAGTACCTATGGCATCATTTTGTATCAGGAGCAGGTAATGGCTATTGCCAGTGAACTGGCCGGGTTTACCATGTCTGAGGCAGATATACTGCGTAGTGCTATAAGCAAGAAAAAGCGCAAGCTTTTGGCCAGGCAAAAAACCAAATTTCTTCAGGGGGCCAAAGGTAAGGGAATTGAAGAAAAAACGGCCCAAAAGGTGTTTGAGCTTATAAATCATTTTGCCGAATACGGTTTCAATAAGTCACACAGTACCGCTTATGCCATGATCTCTTACCAGACCGCCTACCTGAAGGCCAATTACCCGGTGGAATTTATGGCTGCGCTGCTCAGCATAAGGATGGGCAGCCAGGAAAAGGTAGCCCAGTATGTTAATGAAACCAGGAGATTGGGGATAGAAGTTCTGCCGCCGGATATTAATGAAAGTTATTCAGATTTTACGGTAGTAACAGATTCTATAAGGTTTGGTCTTTCTGCTATTAAAAATGTGGGGTCTAATGTGATAGAAGAGATTGAAAAAGAGAGGAAAAAGGGTGGAAAGTTTGAAGATTTTATAGATTTCTGCCAGCGCATAACCTCAGCTGCCCTAAACAAAAAGACACTGGAAAGCCTTATTAAATGTGGTGCCTTTGATTCCCTTAAACTCAGCCGCAAATTCCTTCTGGAGCATTATGAAAGGATTGTAGAAGAAACCCTGAAGGTCAGAAAAGACAGACAGGCAGGGCAGTTTTCCCTGTTTGATTCCCAGGAAGGCCAGCAGGAGGATGTTATGCTGGGCAGTTTAATGGAAAAAGCTGCAGGATATGGAGAGTTTGCCCAGAAGGAACTGCTTAATTTTGAAAAGGAGATGCTGGGCTTATATATCAGCGGGCATCCTCTTAAGGAATTCAGTCAGGCCTTAAGAAGTTTGACTCCATTACACCAGCTTGCCGATCTAAGGGATAAGACCAATATTGAAGTGGGAGGCATTATTGCCGGCATTAAATCTATTTTTACCAAAAACAACAAGCAGATGCTGTTTGTTACCCTGGAAGATATCAGTGAAAGTGTAGAGATTATAGTGTTTCCCAATGTTCTGGAAAAGAATAAGGATGTCCTGCTTGAAGAGAAGATTGTCAGGATAGCAGGCCGGCTGGACAAGAAAGAAGACCAGTTTAAGATAATCGCTTCTGAAGTAAGCTTGCTGGGAAGAGAGGACAGCCATACAGTCCCTGTTCAGACAGCTTCCGACAATCAGGAGGCTTCTGTAAAAAAACCAGCAGCGAAAGTGATATTATCCATAGAAGAGCAGTCACTTAATCATGACCTGATAGATAAACTGTATCAACTGCTAAAGGATAACCAGGGCCAAACCAAAGTTGAGCTTATGGTGGTAAAAAATGGTAATGGCGGCCATAGAAAGAAATTCCATCTGCCCCATGATTTTTGTATAGATTTTAACCATTCATTTGTAGATAAACTAAAGGATAATTTTAGTGACAATGTCCATTGGCAAGAAGTGCCAACCGAAGAAAGGAGTAATTTTGCATGA
- a CDS encoding GspE/PulE family protein, translating into MDRERLGQILLRKNLITQEQLQNALKSQEKSGEKLGKIMIDKGYITAEELVEVLSFQKGFETIDLVQNQESIEPGVVNLIPRDFASRRKVFSFNLENNSLSVAMFDPLDINLIDEIRLITGYNIKPYIATKDNIDSAIKIFMSDDYSLQEIKEIIDDQDFIITEKFEDEVVEGNPLVKLANRIILKAISMGASDIHIEPQEKNCSIRFRIDGVMQKIKDVPKTVQRLLISRYKIMGGMDITESRLSQDGRSSFNYHGNTIDLRFASIPTVFGENITIRLLNVSENLFYIKNLGMEEEDEEKFKKMIVQPHGSIVITGPTGSGKTTTLYASLNKISSPDKKIFTIEDPVEYRLGSIMQVQVNSKIGMDFSRGLRAMLRSDPDIIMVGEIRDLETAKIVMQAAVTGHLVLTTLHTNDAPSTLARLLQMGVESYMISSAISGIVAQRLVRVLCEECKVEADLENYNIDQDTMEVLKGHKIYKAVGCSKCNNLGYKGRTGIFSVLVVSKKIREMLLRRRSVDDITETSRSEGMKTLLERAAEKVAEGVTSLEEMYRVVY; encoded by the coding sequence TTGGATAGAGAGAGACTGGGGCAGATTCTTTTAAGAAAAAACCTTATAACCCAGGAACAGCTGCAAAATGCATTAAAATCCCAGGAAAAATCCGGTGAAAAGCTGGGTAAGATTATGATAGACAAGGGCTATATCACTGCCGAGGAGCTGGTAGAAGTCCTCTCTTTTCAGAAAGGCTTTGAGACCATTGACCTGGTACAAAATCAGGAATCCATTGAACCCGGGGTGGTAAATTTAATACCCAGGGATTTTGCCTCCAGGAGAAAGGTATTTTCCTTTAACCTGGAGAACAATAGTTTGTCCGTGGCCATGTTTGATCCTTTGGATATAAACCTTATAGATGAGATCAGGCTTATTACCGGTTATAATATAAAGCCCTATATAGCCACCAAGGATAATATAGATAGTGCTATAAAAATATTTATGAGTGATGACTACAGCCTGCAGGAGATAAAAGAGATAATAGATGACCAGGACTTTATCATAACTGAAAAGTTTGAAGACGAGGTAGTGGAAGGAAATCCCCTGGTCAAGCTGGCCAACCGGATCATACTGAAGGCTATTTCTATGGGAGCCAGCGATATACATATAGAACCCCAGGAAAAGAATTGCTCCATAAGGTTCAGAATAGATGGAGTTATGCAGAAGATCAAAGATGTTCCTAAAACGGTGCAGCGACTGCTTATTTCCAGATATAAAATAATGGGAGGCATGGATATAACTGAGAGCAGGCTGTCTCAGGACGGAAGAAGTTCTTTTAATTATCATGGAAATACCATTGACCTGAGGTTTGCCTCCATACCAACCGTTTTTGGGGAGAATATTACTATAAGGCTGCTGAATGTAAGCGAAAACCTTTTCTATATCAAGAATCTGGGCATGGAAGAGGAAGATGAAGAGAAATTTAAAAAAATGATTGTCCAGCCGCACGGGTCCATAGTTATTACCGGTCCTACCGGGTCGGGCAAGACCACCACCCTCTATGCCAGCCTGAATAAGATATCCAGCCCGGACAAGAAAATATTTACCATAGAGGATCCGGTGGAATACAGGCTGGGCTCCATTATGCAGGTTCAGGTTAATTCCAAAATAGGGATGGATTTTTCAAGGGGTTTACGGGCCATGCTTAGAAGCGACCCGGATATAATTATGGTGGGAGAGATCAGGGATCTGGAGACAGCCAAGATAGTTATGCAGGCTGCGGTAACCGGGCACCTGGTGCTTACCACTCTCCATACCAATGATGCACCTTCTACTCTGGCCCGGCTGCTTCAGATGGGAGTGGAATCCTATATGATTTCTTCGGCTATTAGCGGAATAGTGGCCCAGAGGCTGGTGAGGGTCCTGTGTGAAGAATGCAAGGTGGAAGCAGACCTTGAAAATTATAATATTGACCAGGATACAATGGAAGTCTTAAAAGGACACAAGATTTATAAAGCGGTAGGTTGCAGCAAATGCAATAATCTGGGCTACAAGGGCAGAACCGGCATATTTTCAGTGCTGGTGGTTTCTAAAAAGATTAGGGAAATGCTGCTGCGAAGACGAAGTGTTGATGATATAACCGAAACTTCCCGGTCAGAGGGAATGAAAACTTTGTTGGAAAGAGCGGCAGAAAAAGTAGCTGAAGGAGTTACTTCCTTGGAAGAGATGTATAGGGTGGTTTATTGA
- the larB gene encoding nickel pincer cofactor biosynthesis protein LarB, whose amino-acid sequence MNQQINNILEKLLEEYRSGQLDKGEALSRIKDIYFEDLGFAKIDHHRSIRRDFPEVIFGQNKTDEQLLKIAEKINKYSGLLLVTRTSHRAYLKLKQKMPDISFNPEAKIIYTPVADGQELCSGITVVCAGTSDIPVAEEAAITAYLMGNKVEKIYDVGIAGMHRLLNYRQQLQDSRVIVCVAGMEGALPGVIGAMVSCPVIGVPTSVGYGASLGGISALLTMLNSCSPGVVVTNIDNGFGAGYTAGIINKKHCRES is encoded by the coding sequence ATGAACCAACAGATAAACAACATCTTGGAAAAACTACTTGAAGAATACAGGAGCGGCCAGCTGGATAAAGGTGAGGCTTTATCCAGAATAAAGGATATTTACTTTGAAGACCTCGGCTTTGCCAAAATTGATCATCACCGCAGTATCAGGAGGGATTTTCCTGAAGTAATTTTTGGCCAGAATAAAACCGATGAGCAACTTCTAAAAATAGCGGAGAAGATAAATAAATATTCAGGATTACTGCTGGTAACCAGGACCAGCCACCGGGCTTACCTGAAACTGAAACAAAAGATGCCGGATATAAGTTTTAACCCGGAGGCAAAAATTATATATACCCCGGTAGCCGATGGGCAGGAATTATGTTCAGGTATTACTGTGGTTTGCGCAGGCACCTCGGATATACCGGTGGCCGAGGAGGCAGCAATAACTGCCTATCTTATGGGAAACAAGGTGGAAAAAATTTATGATGTGGGTATTGCCGGAATGCATAGATTGTTAAATTACCGTCAGCAGCTCCAGGATTCCAGAGTAATAGTATGTGTGGCTGGAATGGAGGGGGCGCTTCCCGGGGTAATCGGGGCCATGGTAAGCTGCCCGGTAATAGGGGTGCCCACCAGTGTGGGCTATGGAGCCAGTCTGGGGGGAATATCAGCATTGCTAACCATGCTGAATTCATGCAGCCCGGGGGTAGTGGTGACCAATATAGATAATGGCTTTGGCGCAGGTTATACAGCAGGAATTATAAATAAAAAACATTGCCGGGAAAGTTAA
- a CDS encoding sodium-translocating pyrophosphatase has translation MLFIRILPFIGSLISLVLAVVFARLVSRQSRGNQRMREISDAIFTGSRAYLNQQLKIISIFFVVITALLGIMVKFGYLQFASIPAFATGMGFSLLIGYIGMWISTTANSRVTHAAQEKGLGHAMNIAFTAASASGMLLATVALFDTAFWFNILYWWYGRSGSGQTMTLDNVVNILVTFTIGASFAAFFMRTGGGIFTKAADMGADYVGKVESGLKEDDYRNPATIADNVGDNVGDVGGMKADALESWVGSIIAAEFLGFLAFKDSPLILNSIMLPMIIATAGAVASIIAIFIIKYIVSRHRETSTVSMLTGTTLSGILVTVVIIMAITFFIVRFLMGPEYNFLFYASIGGLLAGFLIGLFTLLYTDARYRPTRNIVDSANSGPATLVVNGLAYGMESTILPALTVIAIMLVSFFVSGGAMNYQMGLYGVAVAAVAMLSTSPFVIAIDVYGPIADNAGGIAEMAELPPQVRKTTDKLDAVGNTTAAIGKGLLIGSAAITALALGQAYFSKIELLDVKVVLDFMRDPKILAGLFIGVIMPFLFTSMLIGAVSRAANKVVIEARKQIKKIMAGEGKGDPKAFITIVTRAAQRGIIAPGILIFTIPVVVGIVLGPGGVVALIIGTLLSGFAQAIFMSNAGGAMDNAKKKIEEEGNSGTLEHAASVVGDTVGDPLKDTAGPSMNILIKLISVVSIETAVLVVDLSGKLFHF, from the coding sequence GTGTTATTTATTAGGATTCTACCTTTTATCGGATCACTTATCTCTTTGGTGCTGGCGGTAGTATTTGCCAGATTGGTTAGCAGGCAGAGCAGGGGAAACCAAAGAATGAGAGAAATCTCTGATGCTATTTTTACAGGCAGCAGGGCCTACCTCAATCAGCAACTTAAAATTATTTCCATTTTTTTTGTGGTGATTACTGCTTTACTGGGAATAATGGTTAAGTTTGGCTACCTGCAGTTTGCTTCCATACCTGCTTTTGCTACCGGAATGGGTTTTAGCCTTTTAATTGGCTATATCGGTATGTGGATTTCTACCACTGCCAACTCCAGGGTTACTCATGCGGCTCAGGAAAAGGGGCTGGGCCATGCTATGAATATTGCTTTTACTGCTGCTTCTGCATCAGGTATGCTGCTGGCTACAGTGGCTCTTTTTGATACTGCTTTCTGGTTCAATATCCTTTACTGGTGGTATGGCCGGTCTGGTTCAGGCCAGACAATGACTCTGGATAATGTGGTAAATATACTTGTAACCTTTACCATTGGTGCCAGTTTTGCGGCCTTTTTTATGAGAACCGGCGGAGGAATATTTACCAAGGCTGCAGACATGGGGGCAGATTATGTAGGCAAGGTAGAGTCAGGATTAAAGGAAGATGATTACCGTAATCCTGCTACCATAGCTGACAATGTTGGGGACAATGTAGGAGATGTGGGTGGAATGAAGGCAGATGCACTGGAATCCTGGGTTGGTTCAATTATTGCTGCCGAGTTTCTGGGCTTTCTAGCTTTTAAGGATTCTCCCCTTATTTTAAACAGCATAATGCTTCCCATGATTATAGCAACCGCAGGGGCTGTTGCTTCCATTATTGCCATATTTATTATCAAGTATATAGTAAGCCGGCACAGGGAAACATCAACGGTTAGCATGCTTACCGGAACCACTCTGTCGGGAATACTGGTAACGGTTGTAATAATTATGGCCATTACCTTTTTTATAGTAAGGTTTTTGATGGGGCCAGAGTATAATTTTCTTTTCTATGCTTCCATAGGAGGGCTTTTAGCCGGTTTTCTTATCGGGCTGTTTACCCTGCTTTACACCGATGCCAGGTACAGGCCTACCCGCAATATTGTAGATAGCGCCAACAGCGGACCTGCCACTCTGGTGGTAAACGGCCTGGCTTACGGCATGGAATCAACTATTCTTCCGGCGCTTACGGTAATAGCGATTATGTTGGTCAGCTTCTTTGTTTCCGGTGGTGCCATGAATTACCAGATGGGCCTGTATGGAGTAGCGGTGGCTGCCGTAGCCATGCTTTCTACTTCTCCATTTGTAATAGCCATAGATGTATACGGGCCTATTGCTGATAATGCTGGAGGCATTGCTGAGATGGCCGAGCTTCCTCCCCAGGTTAGAAAAACTACCGATAAGCTGGATGCAGTTGGAAATACCACTGCGGCCATAGGCAAGGGCCTGTTGATCGGCAGCGCGGCTATAACCGCTCTGGCTCTGGGACAGGCTTATTTTTCCAAAATAGAGCTTCTAGATGTAAAAGTGGTGCTGGACTTTATGAGGGACCCCAAGATACTTGCCGGCCTGTTTATAGGGGTTATCATGCCTTTCCTGTTTACCTCCATGCTTATAGGGGCAGTAAGCAGGGCAGCCAACAAGGTGGTCATTGAAGCCCGAAAACAGATTAAAAAGATTATGGCTGGAGAAGGAAAAGGGGATCCAAAAGCTTTCATCACCATAGTTACCAGGGCAGCACAGAGGGGCATTATTGCTCCCGGTATTCTTATTTTTACCATACCGGTGGTGGTAGGCATAGTTCTGGGCCCGGGAGGAGTAGTGGCCCTGATTATCGGTACCCTGCTGTCCGGGTTCGCCCAGGCTATTTTCATGTCCAATGCCGGAGGAGCCATGGATAATGCCAAAAAGAAAATAGAAGAGGAGGGTAACAGCGGTACACTCGAACATGCTGCTTCGGTAGTAGGAGACACAGTGGGTGATCCCCTTAAGGACACCGCGGGACCATCTATGAACATTTTGATTAAACTTATTAGTGTGGTTTCCATAGAAACAGCGGTATTGGTGGTGGATCTTTCAGGAAAATTATTCCATTTTTAA
- the ilvD gene encoding dihydroxy-acid dehydratase: MFWRSKHILSGPENSIKRSLYKSMGFTDNDLKKPIIAVANSYNNICTGHFGLNAIAGKVKEGIRVGGGTPVEFGTIAACDGIAQAGRGMKYILPTREVIAASIETMVEAHHLDGVVLLGSCDKIVPGMLMAAARLDIPVMLVNSGPMMPGIISKENPYGGTEIDGSALVMYAEKMKKNLISSREFTQIENEAQPTHGSCSMLGTANTMCCISEALGLSLPGSAMIPAVNAQRLQVAMETGQQIMELVRESITSTDIINRKSLENAVMLNSAIGGSTNSVLHLLAIAHDAGIDFSIDDFSRISQEVPYIARMIPAGKYSVVEFYKDGGVPAVMNQLKEYLNLDAVTVSGKSVAENIAGASIKTGKVIAEIGHPHGKFGGIKALKGNLAPQGAICRPSAIDPRLHYFKGKARVFDSEAEANSIVEAGGIEGGQVVVIRYEGPKGSPGMPEMWKTLKLLDGQGLGKEVALVTDGRFSGSNNGCFVGHISPEAASGGPIAIIQDGDEIIVDVAGGKVEVSLSEDEIDRRRKKYKPPVPQSFTGYLDFYRRHVGSASEGAILK; the protein is encoded by the coding sequence ATGTTTTGGAGAAGCAAGCATATCTTGAGCGGTCCTGAAAACTCCATAAAAAGATCCCTGTATAAATCCATGGGTTTTACCGACAATGATCTTAAAAAGCCCATAATAGCTGTGGCCAATTCTTATAATAATATATGTACAGGCCATTTTGGGCTCAATGCAATTGCCGGAAAGGTCAAGGAGGGCATAAGAGTCGGAGGGGGGACCCCGGTGGAATTTGGCACTATTGCTGCCTGTGACGGCATAGCCCAGGCAGGCAGGGGCATGAAATACATACTTCCCACCAGGGAAGTAATCGCGGCCAGCATTGAAACCATGGTTGAAGCCCATCACCTGGATGGGGTGGTATTGCTGGGTTCCTGTGACAAAATTGTTCCGGGTATGCTAATGGCTGCAGCCAGATTGGATATACCGGTTATGCTGGTAAACAGCGGGCCCATGATGCCCGGTATAATCTCTAAGGAAAATCCCTATGGCGGTACGGAAATTGATGGCTCTGCGCTGGTAATGTATGCAGAGAAGATGAAGAAGAACCTGATATCCAGCCGGGAATTTACCCAGATAGAAAATGAAGCCCAGCCTACCCATGGCTCCTGTTCTATGCTGGGAACAGCCAACACTATGTGCTGTATATCTGAAGCTCTGGGTCTTTCCCTGCCAGGCAGCGCCATGATACCGGCTGTAAATGCTCAGAGGCTTCAGGTAGCCATGGAGACAGGGCAGCAGATAATGGAACTGGTCAGGGAATCTATAACCTCCACAGATATTATTAACCGCAAGTCACTGGAAAATGCGGTTATGCTTAATTCTGCAATTGGAGGTTCTACCAATTCTGTCCTGCATCTACTGGCAATTGCCCATGATGCCGGTATTGATTTCAGCATCGATGACTTCAGCAGAATAAGCCAGGAGGTACCCTATATAGCCAGAATGATACCGGCAGGAAAATACAGCGTGGTGGAGTTCTATAAAGATGGAGGTGTGCCTGCGGTTATGAATCAGTTAAAAGAATACCTGAATCTGGATGCAGTTACTGTCAGCGGAAAAAGCGTGGCTGAAAACATAGCTGGAGCCAGTATTAAAACCGGTAAGGTGATTGCAGAAATAGGCCACCCTCATGGAAAATTTGGCGGCATAAAAGCCCTTAAGGGCAATCTGGCTCCCCAGGGCGCTATTTGCAGGCCTTCGGCTATTGATCCCCGGCTTCATTATTTTAAAGGAAAAGCCAGGGTGTTTGACAGCGAGGCAGAGGCAAATTCGATAGTTGAAGCAGGAGGAATTGAAGGCGGCCAGGTGGTGGTTATAAGGTATGAAGGGCCCAAGGGTTCCCCCGGTATGCCAGAGATGTGGAAAACCCTTAAGCTTCTGGATGGGCAGGGGCTGGGTAAAGAAGTTGCTCTGGTTACAGATGGTAGGTTCTCTGGTTCCAACAATGGCTGTTTTGTGGGACATATAAGTCCGGAGGCAGCTTCAGGAGGCCCTATTGCAATTATCCAAGACGGAGATGAGATAATAGTTGATGTTGCAGGAGGCAAGGTGGAAGTGAGTCTGTCGGAGGATGAGATTGACCGCAGGAGGAAAAAATATAAGCCACCGGTCCCCCAATCGTTTACCGGCTATCTTGATTTTTACAGGCGCCATGTTGGTTCGGCTTCCGAAGGAGCAATTCTAAAATAA